The Lacrimispora xylanolytica genome has a segment encoding these proteins:
- the gdhA gene encoding NADP-specific glutamate dehydrogenase, with product MSYVDEVYDRVVKQNPGEAEFHQAVKEVLDSLRLVIDANEEKYRKLGLLERIVEPERIISFRVPWVDDQGNVQVNKGYRVQFNSAIGPYKGGLRLHPSVNQGILKFLGFEQVFKNSLTGLPIGGGKGGSNFDPKGKSDREVMAFCQSFMTELSKYIGADQDVPAGDIGVGAREIGFLYGQYKRLTGLYEGVLTGKGLNYGGSLVRTQATGYGLVYILDEMLKHNGKDLKGKSVVISGSGNVAIYAAEKAEQLGAVVVALSDSSGYIYDKDGINLDLVKEIKEVRRGRIKEYTDVVKTAVFTEGKGIWTIPCDIALPCATQNELDLEDAKTLKKNGCFAVAEGANMPSTREATDFFLENEMYFMPGKAANAGGVATSALEMSQNSQRLSWTFEEVDEKLHQIMVNIYQKAADAAERYGVKGNYVAGANIAGFEKVVDAMMAQGIV from the coding sequence ATGTCATACGTGGATGAGGTCTATGACAGAGTCGTGAAACAGAACCCAGGGGAGGCAGAATTCCATCAGGCGGTAAAAGAGGTACTTGATTCTCTCAGACTGGTGATTGATGCCAATGAAGAGAAGTATCGTAAGCTGGGATTATTGGAGCGTATTGTTGAACCGGAAAGAATCATATCCTTCCGTGTGCCGTGGGTTGATGACCAGGGAAATGTACAGGTAAACAAAGGATACCGGGTTCAGTTCAACAGTGCAATTGGTCCCTACAAAGGAGGTCTGCGCCTTCATCCATCGGTAAATCAGGGCATTTTAAAGTTCTTGGGCTTTGAACAGGTTTTTAAAAATTCTTTAACCGGTCTTCCAATCGGAGGAGGAAAAGGTGGTTCCAACTTTGATCCCAAAGGAAAATCTGACCGTGAGGTCATGGCGTTCTGCCAGAGTTTCATGACCGAATTATCCAAATACATCGGAGCAGATCAGGATGTCCCAGCCGGAGATATTGGCGTAGGAGCAAGAGAGATCGGCTTCCTCTACGGACAGTATAAGAGACTGACCGGTCTATATGAAGGCGTTCTCACAGGAAAAGGACTGAACTACGGCGGCTCCCTGGTACGTACACAGGCAACTGGATACGGATTAGTCTACATCCTTGATGAGATGCTTAAGCACAACGGAAAAGATTTAAAGGGGAAAAGCGTAGTGATTTCCGGTTCCGGAAACGTAGCGATCTATGCGGCAGAGAAGGCAGAGCAGCTGGGAGCGGTAGTGGTTGCTTTAAGCGATTCCAGCGGATATATTTACGATAAGGACGGAATTAACCTTGATCTGGTAAAGGAAATCAAGGAAGTACGCAGAGGACGCATTAAGGAATATACGGATGTGGTTAAGACTGCCGTATTTACAGAAGGAAAAGGCATCTGGACCATCCCCTGTGACATCGCTCTTCCATGTGCGACGCAGAATGAGCTTGACTTAGAGGATGCGAAGACATTAAAGAAGAATGGCTGCTTTGCAGTTGCAGAGGGAGCTAACATGCCATCCACCAGAGAAGCTACAGATTTCTTCCTGGAAAATGAAATGTACTTCATGCCAGGTAAGGCTGCCAACGCCGGTGGTGTTGCGACCTCAGCCCTTGAGATGTCTCAGAACAGCCAGAGACTTTCCTGGACCTTTGAAGAGGTGGACGAAAAGCTTCATCAGATTATGGTGAACATTTACCAGAAGGCTGCGGATGCCGCTGAACGCTATGGCGTAAAGGGAAATTACGTGGCTGGAGCCAATATCGCAGGCTTTGAAAAGGTAGTAGATGCCATGATGGCCCAGGGAATCGTATAA
- a CDS encoding DUF3881 family protein, producing MHKFLRTIGFSLYEKDRDIEKLLDQLCEDLSDLKRIQIDEESNLCELRKEVAPGMGIAIFGEMDREGHFCRSYYYPYLKTSDMTSNVPCSIQRHTERETYAGLLDEYKVGISLIFYIDNSLECRERMIDHHSMDTKDTCLSGLSVSGKILLPIQKTEIQREKARVAAKDRNTLLEAAKNGDEDAMETLTIEDIDLYSQASRRAMKEDLYSIIDSCFMPCGVECDQYSIIGEIIKIDEKKNKITEEEVYDFTLECSDLIFHVGIAKKDLVGTPEIGRRFKGQIWMQGIVNFKEKVE from the coding sequence ATGCACAAATTCTTAAGAACCATTGGTTTTAGCCTTTATGAGAAGGACCGGGACATAGAGAAACTACTGGATCAGCTCTGTGAAGACTTATCCGATTTAAAACGGATTCAGATTGACGAAGAATCCAATTTATGTGAGCTTCGCAAGGAAGTGGCACCAGGAATGGGAATTGCCATTTTCGGAGAGATGGACCGGGAAGGTCATTTTTGCAGAAGCTACTATTATCCTTATTTAAAAACCAGTGACATGACATCAAACGTGCCCTGTTCCATACAGCGTCATACGGAACGGGAGACTTATGCCGGTCTTTTGGATGAATATAAAGTTGGTATATCCCTGATTTTTTATATAGACAATTCCCTTGAATGCAGAGAGCGTATGATAGATCATCACTCCATGGATACAAAGGACACGTGTCTTTCCGGTCTGTCCGTCAGCGGAAAGATCCTTCTTCCCATTCAAAAAACGGAGATACAGAGAGAAAAGGCTAGGGTTGCGGCCAAGGACCGGAACACTCTTTTAGAGGCTGCAAAAAATGGGGATGAGGATGCCATGGAGACCCTGACCATAGAAGATATTGATCTATATTCTCAGGCTTCCAGAAGGGCTATGAAGGAAGACCTTTATTCCATCATTGATTCCTGCTTTATGCCTTGCGGTGTGGAATGCGATCAGTACTCCATTATCGGCGAAATCATAAAGATTGATGAGAAGAAAAATAAGATTACAGAGGAAGAGGTCTATGACTTTACCTTAGAGTGCAGCGATCTTATTTTCCACGTTGGAATCGCCAAAAAGGATCTGGTGGGAACTCCTGAGATCGGTCGCCGGTTTAAAGGACAGATCTGGATGCAGGGCATCGTGAATTTTAAGGAGAAAGTAGAATAA
- a CDS encoding ComEC/Rec2 family competence protein: MTEKMAGKFYKRVLLAVIMMISLMITGCAGMEVSTGADKSVTSGQRSGSDLKVHFIDVGQGDSALIEKDGHYMLIDAGERDQGQTVVSYLKNQGVETLDYVIGTHPHSDHIGGLETVIRAFPVEKIIMPQKAHTTKLYEHLLDTIEEKKLKITLPEPGAVYELGGASFQILGPDRDYGDDLNNWSVGIRLDYGSNSFVLCGDAEKGAEEDMMANGLSLKADVLKLSHHGSSTSSSGQFLDRVNPEYAVISCGKNNDYGHPHKETLEALKKRNIKAFRTDQSGTIVAVSDGSKVTFPGQNIKDENVSHTENEKNASQTGEYVINTNTKKFHLPDCSLAASIKADNKKISEETRDELIQMGYEPCKSCKP, translated from the coding sequence ATGACAGAAAAGATGGCAGGAAAATTTTACAAACGTGTGCTTCTGGCTGTAATCATGATGATCAGCTTAATGATCACTGGCTGTGCCGGAATGGAAGTATCTACCGGAGCAGACAAAAGCGTTACTAGCGGGCAGCGAAGCGGCTCAGATTTAAAGGTACATTTTATTGACGTGGGGCAGGGTGACAGCGCTCTCATTGAGAAAGATGGTCACTATATGCTGATTGATGCAGGAGAGCGGGACCAGGGTCAGACGGTAGTTTCCTACTTAAAGAATCAGGGAGTAGAAACGCTTGATTACGTCATTGGAACTCACCCTCACTCCGATCATATCGGTGGATTAGAGACAGTGATCCGCGCCTTTCCAGTTGAAAAAATAATTATGCCCCAAAAAGCGCATACCACCAAGCTGTATGAACATTTACTCGATACCATCGAAGAGAAAAAACTGAAAATAACTCTTCCAGAACCTGGAGCGGTTTATGAATTAGGAGGAGCTTCTTTTCAGATTCTTGGGCCTGACAGGGATTATGGAGATGATTTAAATAACTGGTCTGTGGGAATCCGTCTTGATTACGGCTCAAACAGCTTTGTTCTTTGCGGCGATGCAGAAAAAGGTGCAGAAGAAGATATGATGGCAAACGGCCTTTCCCTGAAAGCGGATGTGCTAAAGCTTTCCCACCACGGCAGCTCTACTTCTTCATCAGGTCAGTTTCTGGACCGGGTGAACCCGGAATATGCAGTAATTTCCTGCGGAAAAAACAATGATTACGGTCATCCTCATAAAGAAACCCTGGAAGCCTTAAAAAAGCGAAATATTAAAGCTTTCAGAACGGATCAGTCCGGAACCATAGTTGCGGTCAGTGATGGATCAAAGGTTACATTTCCGGGGCAGAATATAAAGGATGAAAACGTTTCCCATACAGAGAATGAAAAAAACGCTTCCCAGACAGGGGAGTACGTGATAAATACCAATACAAAGAAATTTCATCTCCCAGACTGCAGTCTGGCAGCTTCCATAAAAGCAGATAATAAAAAGATATCGGAAGAAACAAGGGATGAGCTGATCCAAATGGGCTATGAGCCCTGTAAAAGCTGTAAGCCTTAG
- a CDS encoding 3'-5' exonuclease — MKNYIVLDLEWNQSAGGKEDTIENFPFEIIEIGAVKLNESLEEVGEFRRLIKPKVYKELHEKILEVTHMDEKLLMEEGMDFVTAFEEFAEWWGEGAVFCTWGSMDLTELQRNLTYYGLTNPFKKPLLYYDVQKLYSLLHGDGKDRQSLDIAVFESGMMEERPFHRALDDAHYTGRIMQSMEFEKVKEYWSTDYYRLPESPEEEVYLVFPEYSKYISRPFPTKLDAIADKTVTDLLCCKCNRMLRKKIRWFSVNQKFYTALGCCPVHGNVKGKIRMRRSEDGQVYVVKTMKLVREDEIGEIYEKKEEARKKRVEKTKVRKQNKKKGALPLS; from the coding sequence ATGAAGAATTATATTGTGCTGGATCTGGAATGGAACCAGAGTGCCGGGGGGAAGGAAGATACCATAGAGAATTTTCCCTTTGAGATCATAGAAATCGGGGCAGTAAAGCTGAATGAATCTCTGGAAGAGGTAGGGGAATTCAGAAGACTGATAAAGCCTAAGGTCTATAAGGAGCTTCACGAGAAGATTTTAGAAGTGACTCATATGGATGAGAAGCTTTTGATGGAAGAGGGTATGGACTTTGTAACGGCGTTTGAAGAATTTGCAGAATGGTGGGGCGAAGGGGCTGTTTTTTGCACCTGGGGTTCCATGGATTTAACAGAGCTGCAAAGAAATCTCACCTATTACGGACTTACCAATCCATTTAAAAAGCCTCTGCTTTACTATGATGTACAAAAGCTATACAGCCTGCTTCATGGGGATGGAAAGGACCGCCAGTCTCTTGATATAGCGGTTTTTGAGTCGGGAATGATGGAAGAGAGGCCTTTTCACCGGGCGCTCGATGATGCCCATTATACGGGACGTATCATGCAGAGTATGGAGTTTGAAAAGGTAAAAGAATACTGGTCTACGGACTATTACCGGCTTCCTGAGAGTCCGGAAGAAGAGGTATATCTTGTATTTCCGGAGTATTCCAAATACATCTCAAGGCCATTTCCCACAAAGCTTGATGCCATTGCAGATAAAACAGTTACGGATTTACTCTGCTGTAAATGCAACCGGATGCTTCGTAAAAAGATCCGGTGGTTTTCCGTTAACCAGAAATTCTATACGGCTCTGGGTTGTTGCCCGGTACATGGAAATGTAAAGGGAAAGATCCGCATGAGACGGAGCGAGGATGGTCAGGTCTATGTGGTAAAAACCATGAAGCTTGTCAGGGAAGACGAGATTGGTGAGATTTACGAAAAAAAAGAAGAAGCAAGAAAAAAACGGGTGGAGAAAACCAAGGTGCGCAAGCAGAATAAAAAGAAGGGGGCACTGCCCCTCTCTTAG
- a CDS encoding DUF3006 domain-containing protein, whose translation MKYTIDRINGNMAVCEDENGDLVKLMASELPSGVKEGDILKQQDGVWYKDETESSERRQAMKEKLNRLIE comes from the coding sequence ATGAAATATACCATAGACCGAATAAACGGCAATATGGCAGTCTGTGAGGACGAGAATGGGGATCTGGTGAAGCTGATGGCATCAGAGCTTCCCAGTGGGGTAAAAGAAGGAGACATCCTGAAACAGCAGGACGGAGTCTGGTATAAGGATGAAACGGAAAGCAGTGAGCGCAGACAGGCCATGAAGGAGAAGCTAAACAGACTGATTGAATAA
- a CDS encoding cell wall-binding protein — protein MNGKKLLSAVLAAVLASGLCSMPAMAASRKKIMEVKMTVTAQIKPGDSISKQEAEVTVNNSRVGVGDLEFINDGFQWYEGDVPKMEVKLYADEGYYFATDEKGVLVTGGTYVKQRREDLSRTLTVTIDLPKVGEYSQTITSAEWGNGNLASWSKTGGTGSYEVNLYRDGKSVSDTVNTKGNSFDFTYAMGKAGSYTYQVRPVSDISPEQKGEWVESSSKYIDSATAEKNYNASGAHGDWSQNQNGWWFTYDTGGYPVNQWERINGTWYYFNEKGYMTTGWISWNGKQYYCDPKSGAMVTSTTTPDGAKVGADGARIS, from the coding sequence ATGAACGGTAAAAAGTTGTTATCAGCAGTTCTTGCTGCAGTTTTGGCGTCAGGCTTATGTTCTATGCCTGCTATGGCAGCTTCCAGAAAGAAAATCATGGAAGTAAAAATGACGGTAACAGCCCAGATCAAGCCTGGAGACTCCATATCCAAACAGGAGGCGGAGGTCACCGTAAACAACAGCCGGGTAGGCGTTGGAGACTTAGAGTTCATCAATGATGGATTTCAGTGGTACGAGGGAGACGTACCCAAGATGGAGGTCAAGCTTTATGCAGACGAAGGCTACTATTTTGCTACAGATGAAAAAGGCGTTCTTGTAACTGGCGGTACCTATGTAAAGCAGAGGAGGGAAGATTTAAGCCGTACTCTTACGGTAACCATTGATCTTCCAAAGGTGGGGGAGTATTCCCAGACCATTACAAGCGCAGAGTGGGGGAACGGCAATCTTGCCTCCTGGTCAAAGACAGGGGGAACCGGGAGCTATGAAGTAAATCTCTACCGGGATGGGAAAAGCGTCAGTGATACCGTCAACACAAAGGGGAACAGCTTTGATTTCACCTATGCCATGGGAAAAGCGGGTAGTTATACGTATCAGGTACGCCCGGTAAGTGATATTAGTCCAGAGCAAAAGGGGGAATGGGTGGAATCCTCTTCTAAATATATTGATTCAGCGACTGCGGAGAAAAACTATAATGCTTCGGGTGCCCATGGTGACTGGAGTCAGAATCAGAACGGCTGGTGGTTCACCTATGATACCGGCGGTTATCCGGTGAATCAGTGGGAGCGAATCAATGGAACGTGGTATTATTTCAACGAAAAAGGATACATGACAACCGGCTGGATCTCCTGGAATGGTAAGCAGTATTACTGTGATCCTAAAAGCGGAGCCATGGTGACCAGCACAACCACGCCTGACGGTGCTAAAGTGGGAGCTGACGGTGCGAGAATTTCTTAA
- a CDS encoding alpha/beta fold hydrolase, with protein sequence MGYYVTVQDNVNIYVEDLNPDCKDTILFLHGWPGSHKLFEYQFNVLPCMGFRCIGIDTRGFGDSDKPFCGYDYDRLADDVKCVIDALGLKDITLVGHSTGGSIAVRYMARHKQHGVSRLVLAAAAAPSLIKRPDFPYGADKETILNMIQETYEDRPNMLNSFGNLFFFKLITYPFSQWFFQLGLQAAGWATAAIEKTWIEEVLFQDLNEITVPTLIIHGIHDKVVPFELGEIQNQYIKSSTLLPFEFSGHASFYDQKDEFNKVLADFAKGNC encoded by the coding sequence ATGGGATATTATGTTACGGTACAAGACAATGTAAATATTTACGTAGAAGATTTAAACCCGGACTGCAAGGATACAATCTTGTTCCTTCATGGTTGGCCAGGAAGCCATAAACTGTTCGAGTATCAGTTTAATGTGCTTCCATGCATGGGATTTCGGTGTATCGGAATTGATACCAGAGGGTTTGGAGATTCGGATAAGCCGTTTTGCGGATACGATTACGACCGACTGGCAGACGATGTGAAATGTGTCATTGATGCACTGGGACTAAAGGATATTACATTAGTGGGACACTCTACAGGAGGTTCCATTGCCGTCCGTTATATGGCAAGACATAAACAACATGGGGTTTCCAGATTGGTTTTGGCAGCAGCAGCGGCTCCCAGTCTGATCAAACGTCCTGATTTTCCTTATGGAGCGGATAAGGAAACTATCTTAAATATGATTCAGGAAACTTATGAGGACCGTCCTAACATGCTTAACAGCTTTGGTAACCTTTTCTTTTTCAAGCTGATTACCTATCCATTTTCACAGTGGTTCTTTCAGCTTGGCCTTCAGGCAGCTGGCTGGGCTACAGCAGCGATTGAAAAGACATGGATTGAGGAAGTTCTGTTTCAGGATTTAAATGAAATTACGGTTCCAACTTTAATCATTCATGGAATTCATGATAAGGTGGTTCCCTTTGAATTAGGTGAGATTCAAAATCAGTATATCAAAAGTTCCACTTTACTGCCTTTTGAGTTCAGCGGTCATGCATCTTTTTATGATCAGAAGGATGAATTCAATAAGGTTCTTGCAGATTTTGCAAAAGGAAATTGTTAA